One stretch of Diabrotica undecimpunctata isolate CICGRU chromosome 5, icDiaUnde3, whole genome shotgun sequence DNA includes these proteins:
- the Vps25 gene encoding vacuolar protein-sorting-associated protein 25: MPEVDIEWPWQYNFPPFFTLQPHPETRAKQVDAWKSLILNFCEQTKTYTLDVRDTNQSPLFNNSLINRKLDQTVIISILSELQKSGHASPVDKNKNRWEIYWHTLEEWASIIYDSICERGMQNTVVTLFELTQGEDVSDAIFFGMNQEVLIKVLRALENERKCELILEDDIQGAKFF, translated from the coding sequence atgccaGAAGTAGATATTGAATGGCCATGGCAATACAATTTTCCACCGTTTTTCACATTACAACCACATCCTGAAACAAGAGCAAAACAAGTAGATGCATGGAAATCATTAATTTTAAACTTTTGCGAGCAAACCAAAACATACACCCTAGATGTAAGAGATACAAACCAGTCACctttatttaataattcattaataaACAGAAAATTAGACCAAACGGTTATAATCTCTATACTAAGCGAATTACAAAAAAGTGGCCATGCATCTCCggtagataaaaataaaaaccggTGGGAAATCTATTGGCATACCCTAGAGGAATGGGCTAGCATTATATATGATTCTATTTGTGAAAGAGGTATGCAAAATACAGTGGTTACACTATTTGAACTCACACAAGGAGAGGATGTTTCAGATGCAATATTTTTTGGAATGAATCAAGAGGTACTTATTAAAGTTTTGAGGGCTCTGGAAAATGAAAGAAAATGTGAACTTATACTAGAAGATGATATACAAGGAGCAAAATTTTTCTAA